The window tttcaccatattgcccaggcttatcttgaacacctgggctcaagtgatttgcccacctcagcctcccaaagtgttgggattataggcgtgagccaccacacctggcctgtgggGGATGTTTACTGGTACCTACTCTACTATGGaatgaagggaaaagagagacaCCATAAAGCCTTATTAAGGAGGTGACAGTATAGGAGGAACAGTAAGACCTAAATCTCTTCATAAAATAAGGCAAAACAGGTATCAAGGAGGGTAAAAGGAGACCAGAGGAAAGAGTTGGTATTGACAGGGCTCTTGCTTCTGCCCTTTTGTTTCACTGATTATCCTGGTctatgcagtagtgtgatctcggctcactgcaatctctgcctcctgggttcaagcagttctgcctcagcctcctgagtagctgagattataggcgcctgccatcacacccagctcatttttttgtatttttagtagagacgaggttttgccatgttggccaggctggtctccaactcctgacctcacatgatctgctcgcctcggcctcccaaagtactgggatgacaggcgtgagccactgcacccagcccaactTGCTGGTTTTTTTAACTTCAGCCTGCAGACTTGCAAAAACCAGCAAATAAACCAAGCAGCCCTTCCTgtgccttcctcctccctttcatAGCTAAATTTCCTGGTCGCCCACTGCAAATCTGGCTTCCGCCTCCACCACTGTGATGAAACTGTACTCTTAAAGGTTACCAAAAGCTTGCTAATTAACAAATGTAGATACTTTTTCCCAATTTAATCTTAGCCACATAATAATTGACAGAGTAACAAATTTTTTCTCTTGCAGAGGGTTCTGTTTCTTCTCCCTGTCTGACCCCCTTCTATCCTCATTCTGGGCCCCTCCTAGATGTTCCACGTTTGTCTCtcccttctttataaattattcctgGGTTATCTAAGCCAGAGGTTCTTAAAGTATGGTCTCCCAgctggcagcatcagcatcatctgagaccttgttaaaaatgcagaccTGCCCGAGACCCGCCAAATCTGAACTTCTGGGGATGGGGCCCAGCACTTCGTATTTACCAAGCTCTCTGAGTGAGTAAGATACacgctcaagtttgagaaccactggtctacaTCTTTAGTCTTCTCTGATACTTGAGACTCAGTTGCAGAGCTCACATTCTCTGAAGCCCCAGATCTGTAGTTCCATCTCcctcttgggcagctccatctgGATGTCCTGCAGATTAGGTTTTATAAGTGGGGAGATAATTAAATTGAAACCTCCAAGCTTtgagtagtgtgtgtgtgtgtgctgataAGATTACATGTCTGCTTTGAAATGCAGGTCCTGAGCAACCACCACAGATtgtgaatttataaattaacctCTTACTGTCCGATTTCCCTTCTTACACATGtcagtgaaaatgaagaaaaatatcctAACTATAAATTTTTTCACCCTATTTTTAAGTAATAGCCATGATTGTAAGTGAGGCTGTGTGGTTCCTTGAACTTTGACCTCAAGTCTGTTCCGTTCTAACCAGGTATCTTTTAAGGCCTTCTATTTTTCAGTTGAAACCAGTCTCAAAGGGTTAGATAAAATATATCACCCtcttttttgaagttttcttctgaATGTTGTGGCAGAAACACACACTCAGGTTCTTACCTCTTCCATATTCCCACTTGTGTAGTATTAGCATTTCTCTGTACTAGGATGGaaaatttgctaaaatataaagaattcctaaaaTATGAACAGGGTAGGTTtatcttaattcttttttgtgtACAAGACAAAAGATTTAAAACTGGGTTGGATTTATTTGGAATGAGTGTTTATAGCATATTTCTTCACCCTAGCTcccattagaaaaaaattgatagtaAAAATCCTTCTCCACAGAATCTGTTCAACCAGTTGCTAGGTTATGAATAATAACAGTgaggcagcagctgcagctgctgtTGCTGAGGTAGAAAATGTGCACAGAAGAGTGAATAAGCAGCTGAGGCTGTGCACTGTGATTCTTTTCAAACAGCCGTGTATGGCGAGGAGCTGTTGACAGGCCACCACACAAAGCCACTAATGGAAGAGGGACACAAATGCTGTCGTACACACTTCTCCAGCAAGACTCGGATTTATGGAAATCATTTGGATTGAAAAATAAGTGGAATACTCtttactgtctctataaaatGAGATGATAGCTTAGCTCAAGTGAAGATGACTGGATTTTTTTGGTTCCACCTAAGAAGGAAGAGAGGTTCAGATTAAATTAGTTGCTCATGGGAGATGAGTAAGTAAACAGTTCTAAGATCTTTGAGGTCAGAGACCAtatcgttttgttttgtttttgttttttgagacagagtcacccaggctggagtgcagtggcacaatcacggttcactgcagccttgaactcctgggctcaggggattctcccacttcggcctcccaaaatgctgggattacaggcaagagtcaccacaccaggcccatATCCTATTATTTGTAAGCTCCTAGTACTCATACTGTTGTATGTGCGATCTGCTCTTTTTATATCTGTgagttctgcatccatggattcaaccaagcTGGGATGGAAAATATTGGGACAAAAAATTGCATCTGTTCTGAACATGTACAAACTTTTtgcttgtcattattccctaaacaatacagtataactatttacatagcatttacattttattaggtattataagtaatctagatatGATTTAAAGTAGGAaggaagggccgggcgcagtggctcatgcctgtagtcccagcactttgggaggccacggtgggtggatcatttgaggtcaggagtttgagaccagcctggccaacatggtgaaaccccgtctctactaaaaatacaaaaattatccgggcatggtggcgcacacctataatcccagctactcagaggctgaggcaggagaattgcttgaatccgggaggcggaggttgcagcgagccgagatcacaccaccaccgCAGTCCAGTccgagcgacagagtgagactccgtctcaaaaaataaagtaggaaggATGTGCATAAGTTATATGAAAATACGACACTCTTTATATCAGGGATTTCAGCATCcctggattttggtatcctcagtGTGTCCTGGAACTAACGCCCTACAGATAACCTGAGAAACAACTGTAGAAGGAGCTCTCCTCCTTCTCAAATGATTAATGGCTTTCCATAGCCCCTCAGTAAACTTTTTAGCATGCCATTCAGTCTGGTTCCCAGCCTTTTGGGTCACTTACCACATCCTTCTCACCGTTGAGACTACTCAGAGTTCCTCACACTTGCCATGTACCTTCATGGTTTTGCGCATGCTGTTCCCTCAGTTTGACATGGCCCTTCCCTGGTTTCCACCGATCACACATGACTCACACTTGCAGCCCAGTTCGTGCCTCCCTGAAGCTTTCCCTGATACTTGGGTCAGACCTAACTCTCCCTGTGGCAGCTCTGTTGGAGTTTGCATCCTGACCTGCTCTGGCCTTCCATTATCAACACAGTGTTCTACAACCTGcttgctttattttgtatttatttttttgaattttgaactttttgagacagggtcttgttctgttgcccaggctggagtgcagtggtatgatcatagctcactgcatcctcgatctcctgggctcaagcaattttcccaccacATCTCGAGTACTTgagacaacaggtgtgcaccaccatgcctggctaatttttcttttcccttccctctgctcccctccccttctttctccctccctccctcccttcatccatcctcttccctcccctccccttccttcccctccctcccttttttcctcctttttttctttcttttttctctttttgtaaagacagggttgaAAAcgcttcaagcaatcctgctgccttggccttccaaagtgctggattacaggtgggagccactgtgcccggctctgTATCCTGCCCTCTATACCTGTGGAATGTGCCAGAATTAAAACTCAGAGGGCTTGAGGCCTGCACCACTATATGGCTGTATGACTTTGGATAAGTTACTCAATTTGTCTAAACCACAATTTAGAGGATATTCACGTGTTTCACAggattaattaaaaattaagataatattttagaattttcttggtAAACTCAGCAGTTATAAATGATAGTGAATTTGGTAAATTCTTCACTACAGGGATGTCTGTGAAGGCAGGCAGGAGTGTGTTATACTTCGCTGTCTTAGTAAATGTTCACTGCTCTTTGTATTCTGTGCCAGCACTTATCACAGagcctcacagagtccattttcAGTAATTTTGCCAGCTGAGTTGAAGTAAAGTAGGGAACTGGTAGAGGACAGAGCCGTGATTCCTGTTTAGGGAGAGCACCTCAAAGGCAGGGGCTCTGAGGCTCCAGTAAACTCAGTAGTCGAGGACTTAGGATATACAGGAAAGGGAGTTGATGTTGGGTtatggctggggtgggggagttGTTTGTGAACAAGATGGGGACCCTTGGCAAAGTTTTGCCTGGTGACTAGAATTCAAGCTTTTATTTGACTGGGAAAGAGTTAATAACTTCCCAAGACTGCTATTATTTGCATATTACCAAACTCTGGCCTTTATACTCATTCTGAACACCCACAGATTTGTATATCTGTATCCATGCCTACGCatttctattatctttttaaaaccacTTCAGCATGCCTGTTATATTGGTTGCACCACAGTTTTACATAACTCTGgacacaaatttaaaatgaaatggcaGAACACAAGCAGCAACGGTTTAGACAAGGCTATTTATAATTCTACAGTTCAGTCATTTATTGTCTTCACTAGAAGGTCATGGATTATTTTATACAGTTATAAATGCAAAGAGCTCTTCCAAGGAGAATGAAATCACATGTTGAACTCTTCTGAGCAAAGGTGCAATGTAATTGCAAAGTGGAACATAATTATCACTGGGCAGAGAACAGTCTTAGGAATCTTCCTTATTGGCAGACCTTAAGCTACGATGGTCTTATTCCAGACTGGGAATGTAAAACAGAGACGGAggtgaagagagacagagatatgcaACATTCCACCAAGAAAGGACTCTTCCCTTGAAAGTGCTGGATTTTCACTCCAGGAAGGGGAATAGGGTTTATGGCCGATCTCCTTGGCAATCATTCTCTCTGTGAGTTCTTCATTTTGAATGGGGGTGGTGGTATGTTCAGCTAGAGGGAGGAATCATGATTGTCTAAACTAGTCATGGCCATCCCAGTCTTTGCTAGATACTTGAGTAATATCTTTCCCAGTTTGTTCTGGCCAGTGAGATGTAAGAGAAAGTCTGCTGAGTTCTTGTGAGAACTgctttatttcataattaaagaGAACAACTAACAGAatacttccttcccttcctgtttGGGTGAGGATACTGCGGGAGCCACCCTGCATCTATGAAGGAGAAGTCAAGGGAATCTGCGAGACAACAGCCCAGACCCCCATCACGGAGCTGCACGTGACCCTGGAACTTAAGTTTCCAGTTgttccctatatatatatatatatatatatatatatatatatatatatccagttGCAACCAATATAACAGGCATGCTGAAgtggttttaaaaagataatagaaatGCGTAGGCATGGATACAGATATACAGCTACCATTGTCTTTATGGTGCCTTTTCCCCCATCAGGGAGGAAGGTGCCCTGCTTCAAGTCTTTCCAGTTAAACTGCAGTTTAACAGAGAAAATTGCCTTATGAACAGCCAAAAGTCAGTACAACTTAAATATGGCAGTTTATCTCAGGACATCTCCCAGCACACGTCCTCCTGAGAGCAAGTTGCTCTCAAAACCAAGGCAATGGGAAAATGGTCAGAAACATGACTTCTGTATTTTCCAGTTCATACACTGAAgacaccattcattcattcattcatttggaaaGTCAGCCagtgaacaaacatttattaaggacCTTGCCAGTCCCAGGTGCCACTATGTGCTGGGTACTCGAGTCACAAGCTAGAGTCCCTGTCCTCGTGGAGACAGACATGAAACAAACATTCTACCAGAAAGTAATGATAGTTGAGATCAGTGCCCTGAGAGCAAGTAACTGCAAGATAGGGGTGGGGACAGTGGCAGTGATCAGAGACAGCTTCTCCAAGGGAGGAACATGTAAACTGAAGAAACCATCTAGTCTAGTTTACTTCAGGATTATTCAGAATTCTGCAGATGAGAAATGAGAACAGTAGGGATACAGAGAGGGAGACACGAAGAAATATAGGAGGAGAAATGATGGAACTTGGTGATTAATCAATGTGGAAGTGAGAGAGTGGGTAGACTCAAGGATGTCTCCCAGGCTTGGGCCACTGGGTGGATGGAGACACATTCATTAGCATGGTCAGTTACAAAAATGGGCCCCATTCTCCACCACTCTCTGCTTCCTTGCCCTTTTCACATGTGACTCTTCTGCTGTTTCCACAAAGGGGTGGAGTGCATTTCCCTATTCCTTGAATTTGGGCTGGCCCCATGACTTTCTTTGACCAACAGAATGCAGCAGGAAGGGATGGGTTCGACCTCAAGGCCTAGGTCTCAAGAGGCCTTGTCCATTTCCACCCACTCTCTCGGAACTCTGCTCAGCTACCATGAGGGTAGGCCCTGGCCAACCTGCTGAAAAGAGACACGTAACTCAGTCACAACAGCTGCCAGACATGAGTAAGGCTATCCAAGGGCAGCCAGCCCCCACCTCCAGAACCTGGAAGCTCCCTGCAGATGCACCAAAGGGCTCAACAACTGTAAGTGATTGTTGTTCTAAACCATCTAGTTTGGTGTGGTTTGTCATGCAGCAAAAACTGGTACAACCAGGGTAGAGAAAGGTGTGAATAAGGGTGGGGCTGTCTAATAGGCAATTACGTGAGGCTGGAACACAGGAGGCCAGAAGCCAGAAAGTCTTCTAACTGTTCAAGGTTAAAGTCCTCAGGCTTCTGCCGTGCTGTTTCTGGTGGGCTCCGGAAATCCAAGAACCAGTCCATAGCTCTCTTGTGTGTCCTGTTCCTcacactgccccccaccccaccctagaCCCCACCATGCACCTAGAAGTAAATACTTGGATAATGAAGCAAATGCATGACTCAAGCACATAGGATAGTATTAATGATGGACAGTTAGTGGAGAACCAGGGCCACCAGCCGGTGGAGTGCTCATGAGTGTTCAGGAATGAGCCAGTGCAATCCCTGCCTGCAGAAGAGGGGCTGGTAATGGATACTGAGCTGCTAACCATCACTGCCCCTGAGGGGACTTCATCTATCCCTAGCAAGGTCACAGTAACTGCAGTTGCCTCCACTGATACTAATTCAGAGCTCTTGCCCCCGCCCTCCCTTTTCCCATATTAACGTCATCCGTTagcaccttttcttttctttttttctttttttttgagacggagtttcgctcttgtggtccaggctggagtgcagtggtgccatctcggctcactgcaacctccgcctcccgggttcaagcgattctcctgcctcagcctcccgagtagttgggactacaggcgccaaccaccacgccccgctaatttttgtatttttagtagagacagcgtttcgccatgttggccaggctggtcttgaactcctgacctcaggtgatcttgcccacctcggcctcccaaagtgctgggattacaggcgtgagccaccgcgcccagccccttagcacgttttaaaaataaaaagggcaaCGTTTTACAGGAATCTGCCTCTCCCATTGTTGCAGAAACATCCAGCTGATcgcactttttcttctttcttctctcgcCAACTCGTAACTCATCTCAAGTTCACCCACAGGTCTAGTGACTCCGGCTGGCTGCTGCGGGGTGAGGAGACTCGCAGAGTGCCTGACTAGAGGCCGCCCGCGCACTCTGGATGGTGGCCGTATCTTCAGGGTCTGGGCTCCGGAGCCGCAGTCCTGCAGCAGAGCGCCTGGAGCCGCGAGCAGCGAGCAGCCCGGCGAACCGCACAGCCTAGGCGATAGTCAGCTCCGCGGCCTCTGCTCCCGCCCCTCCCCTCAGCTCCGGGAGGGGGCGGAGACGAGGAGGAGCTGGGGCGGCCGCCGCGCTCCCGGGCGCACCAAGCCCTTTAAAAGCCGCGGGTCTTGACAGCTGTGCTGGCAGCCGCCGCGGTCCCGGATTCCTAGTCCCGCACTCCCCGCTGGCGAGCCGGCTCCGGGTGCTGCGAGGCCCAGTCCGCTCGGCTTGCGCGCCGGACCGCGGGACGCGCTCCATGCGGCCGCTCAGCATGTCGGGGCACTTTCTGCTCTCACCCATCCCCGAGTCCTCCTCGGACTACCTCCTGCCCAAGGACATCAAACTGGCGGTGCTGGGCGCCGGCCGCGTGGGCAAGAGTGGTGAGTGCGGCGGGGACCCCGGGGCGGCTTCGCTCCCCGGCTCCGGCCGCGACCACTGGGGGCGCTGCGGACGGAGAAAGGGAGCTGCGGCCGAAGCAGAGGGCCGGGGGGCAGGTAGAACCCGGCTGCTTTCGCGCTCGGGGGTCCGGGTCAGTCCCGGCCTGCTTCCCCGGCGTTCCCTGGGGCATCTACTCCTGGGCTCTCGGCGGGGTTGGCGCCTGTTCGGGGATGAGGTGCGGGGGAGGTGTCCCGCCAGTCGTACTCGCGGCCGAGCCCGCGGCACCTCAGTTTTGCGGAGCCTCTGGAAGCGAGCAGTGCCCACGGTTCTGCGCCCCTCACTCCCCCCAGGGCGTCGGGGGTTCCTGGGTTTGACCCGCTTGTCCGACTCCTTCGGTTgattttcccatttccttttcaGCAATGATCGTGCGCTTCCTGACCAAGAGATTCATTGGCGACTATGAACCGAATACAGGTGAGAATACTTTCACGCTCCCTGCTTTTATGCTTGCGTGTTTCTTTTTCCGGATGGGCGTTTGAGAATTGAAAAGCAAACTCTCCTTCATTCTCCAGGCAAGCTGTATTCACGTCTGGTCTACGTTGAGGGGGACCAGCTCTCCCTGCAGATCCAGGATACTCCCGGGGGCGTCCAGGTAAGAACCGCCAGGGGCAAACAGCTCACTCCCACCCGTCAGACCACCCCGGTGGGCACAGCACGTAGGGCGCCCACGCTGGGCGCAGGGGTCTGAACAAGGCATCTAAACCAACCTGTGCATTTACAGGTAGGAATGGGCTGTCCACAGAGGGGGCCAGTAATTGGGGTGTTAGAAACTCTCTAAGGGGGAGGCATGGTTAGAAGCAGCCTCCTCTTCTTAAGCACCTGACTTAACTTCACTTTGCAACCCTGGTGGGCCATCACTACTTAGGCAGGTCTCACCATTTCTTCCAGAGGTAGCCGTGGAACCtttaacaaagagaaagacatttaaaacaaaacaaaacaaaaaaacaggtagGATTCTAGTGGGAGAGAGTCTTCTCCCCTGGTAAGTtctgctttttttgagacggagtttcactctgttgcccaggctggagtgcagtggctggatctcagctcactgcaacttccacctggtaggttccagtgattctcctgcttcagcctcccgagtcactgggaatacaggcatccGCCACAACTCcaactatttatttacttatgtatttatttatatttttttagtagagatgtggtttcactatgctggccaggctggtctcgaactcctgacgtcaagtgatccgcccacctcggcttcccaaagtggtgggattataggcatgagccacagcgccggGCCAAGCACTGCTGAAGTGCTGCTGTTAATGGCTGTTCCCTCAAGTCAGTAATTGCAATCAGATAACCCCTTGGCAGAGGGTCTAGAATGTAACTTGTTTATTAACCAGTTACTAATTGCTACTCCCTTCTCCAGAGGAAAGGTCTTGTGGAAGAACCCTAAGAAAGGAATTTCTTTCTGTAACATTCTTAAGAAGtgcatgttaaaaatatttttatgggttTGGGAATAGATATTTATCTTGGcttattttcaaagttttgtttATTATGAGTTAGTGTTTCCTAAAACTTGAGCCATTCTAGTTTAAGGTCATTCTTCAGTCAGCCATGGTTCACCAGAGACTGCCTGACAAGCAAGGGGTTTAAAAATAATGCAGGGATAACAGCTAATAAAGTAACCCAGGCAGGGAGTTTGCCTGGGAATCTGCTCTTTGCATATCAAAAGCCTGCTTCTGCAGAAGCTGGGTGGAAACTGAAAACTGTTTAGCGATTTCTTTTTCAAGTGTTTCCTCAAGGGTTGCCTTGATGTTTGAGTTTATCTCCCACTGAGGGTTTCCTTGACTGGATGTCATTTTGATGTTTTCTCAGATCCAAGACAGTCTCCCCCAGGTCGTCGATTCCCTGTCCAAATGCGTGCAGTGGGCCGAGGGCTTTTTACTGGTCTATTCCATCACAGACTACGACAGCTACCTGTCCATCCGACCCCTTTATCAGCACATCCGGAAGGTCCACCCTGACTCTAAAGCCCCTGTCATCATTGTGGGCAACAAGGGGGACCTTTTGCATGCCCGGCAGGTGCAGACACAGGACGGTATTCAGCTAGCCAATGAGCTGGGCAGCCTGTTCCTTGAAATTTCCACTAGCGAAAACTATGAAGATGTCTGTGATGTGTTTCAGCATCTCTGCAAAGAAGTAAGCAAGATGCACGGCCTCAGTGGGGAAAGAAGAAGAGCCTCCATCATCCCTCGGCCCCGCTCTCCCAACATGCAGGACCTGAAGAGACGCTTCAAGCAGGCTCTGTCTCCCAAAGTCAAAGCCCCCACTGCACTGGGGTGAACTATCCCAGATAGATGCC is drawn from Papio anubis isolate 15944 chromosome 15, Panubis1.0, whole genome shotgun sequence and contains these coding sequences:
- the RASL11A gene encoding ras-like protein family member 11A, yielding MRPLSMSGHFLLSPIPESSSDYLLPKDIKLAVLGAGRVGKSAMIVRFLTKRFIGDYEPNTGKLYSRLVYVEGDQLSLQIQDTPGGVQIQDSLPQVVDSLSKCVQWAEGFLLVYSITDYDSYLSIRPLYQHIRKVHPDSKAPVIIVGNKGDLLHARQVQTQDGIQLANELGSLFLEISTSENYEDVCDVFQHLCKEVSKMHGLSGERRRASIIPRPRSPNMQDLKRRFKQALSPKVKAPTALG